Proteins encoded within one genomic window of Eurosta solidaginis isolate ZX-2024a chromosome 1, ASM4086904v1, whole genome shotgun sequence:
- the LOC137236447 gene encoding uncharacterized protein has translation MRLDTQINDDPLAMRLKSWNLFDGLYTFLTLKGITIEGLKYVKTRHLDEIFGGEKINEKIILEHKVSCGQNEQGIYNLRSQQEAKACRESIGFQTEGLTSDGSSDEAMNFKKPYSVHSILMTTEQGKGICKLYKDTKMLRRKHERISFTTLLKTL, from the exons ATGCGACTAGATACACAAATTAACGATGACCCTTTGGCTATGCGGTTGAAATCATGGAACTTATTTGACGGGCTTTATACGTTTTTAACGT TAAAAGGTATAACAATCGAAGGCCTCAAATATGTTAAGACCAGGCATTTAGACGAAATTTTCGGTGGAGAGAAAATTAATGAGAAAATAATATTAGAACATAAGGTTTCGTGTGGGCAAAACGAGCAA GGCATTTACAATTTACGTTCACAGCAGGAAGCAAAGGCTTGCAGAGAAAGTATAGGTTTCCAAACTGAAGGACTAACAAGTGACGGGAGCTCAGACGAAGCCATGAATTTTAAAAAG CCCTACAGTGTTCATAGCATTTTGATGACCACGGAACAAGGAAAAGGCATTTGTAAACTTTATAAGGATACTAAAATGCTTCGCCGCAAGCACGAACGTATATCGTTCACAACGTTATTGAAAACATTATAG